One stretch of Roseimicrobium sp. ORNL1 DNA includes these proteins:
- a CDS encoding BPL-N domain-containing protein: MKALLTLTILAAFITSLPAQETKPIRVALYDDAGSTGKGVPRVTELLGKDFAFKLTILKGTDIATGALKDQDVVIFTGGSGSKQAAGLGEAGKAEVRKFVENGGGYVGICAGAYLACAGFDWSLGVLDAKTVSNKWKRGIGDVKIEVHEKAPAATGISAGEQSIRYANGPIIKPAELADIPDYETLATFRTELAENGSPKGAMVNSPAWARSTFGKGRVIISSPHPEQTAGMDAFVASAVKWAAGR, translated from the coding sequence ATGAAGGCCCTTCTCACCCTCACGATCCTCGCCGCCTTCATCACTTCTCTTCCCGCGCAGGAGACCAAACCCATCCGCGTCGCGCTCTACGATGACGCAGGCTCTACTGGAAAAGGCGTGCCGCGTGTCACGGAACTTCTCGGCAAGGACTTCGCCTTCAAACTTACCATCCTTAAAGGCACGGACATCGCCACGGGCGCGCTCAAGGATCAAGACGTGGTCATCTTCACCGGCGGCAGCGGCAGCAAACAAGCCGCAGGGCTCGGCGAAGCAGGCAAAGCAGAAGTCCGCAAGTTCGTGGAAAACGGAGGCGGTTACGTCGGCATTTGCGCGGGAGCGTATCTCGCCTGTGCAGGCTTCGATTGGAGCCTCGGAGTGCTCGATGCCAAGACCGTTTCCAACAAATGGAAGCGCGGCATCGGTGATGTGAAAATCGAAGTGCACGAGAAGGCTCCCGCGGCCACAGGCATCAGCGCCGGCGAGCAATCGATCCGGTACGCGAACGGCCCAATCATCAAGCCCGCCGAACTCGCAGATATTCCCGACTACGAAACCCTCGCCACCTTCCGCACCGAACTCGCGGAGAATGGCAGTCCCAAAGGTGCGATGGTCAACAGCCCCGCATGGGCGCGCAGCACCTTCGGCAAGGGTCGCGTCATCATCTCCAGCCCGCATCCTGAGCAGACAGCGGGCATGGATGCCTTCGTGGCGAGCGCGGTGAAGTGGGCCGCAGGGCGATAA
- a CDS encoding TlyA family RNA methyltransferase encodes MKQRLDHLLVARGLCESREKGKRLILAGDVLVNDEPVTKAGQLVPDDAEIRIKAQPKFVSRGGFKMEGALEHFGIDVTGMTCLDVGASTGGFTDCLLQRGAAKVYAFDVGTNQLVWKLRSDPRVVSRENYNVRHLNKEDVPEPVDLIVADVSFISLTLVLPPAFQTLRPGGHAVVLIKPQFELSKEEIGRGGIVREKTLHEKACKKIEDFARAQPGWEWRGLMESPIQGTDGNREFLAWIGYHA; translated from the coding sequence ATGAAGCAGCGGCTCGACCACCTGCTCGTGGCGCGTGGCCTTTGCGAATCACGCGAGAAAGGCAAACGCCTCATCCTTGCTGGCGATGTGCTGGTGAATGATGAGCCCGTCACGAAGGCGGGCCAACTGGTGCCTGATGACGCCGAGATCCGCATCAAGGCCCAGCCAAAGTTCGTGAGCCGTGGCGGGTTCAAGATGGAAGGCGCGCTGGAGCATTTCGGCATCGACGTCACCGGCATGACCTGCCTCGACGTGGGCGCTTCCACCGGCGGCTTCACCGACTGCCTTCTGCAACGCGGTGCTGCGAAGGTGTATGCCTTCGACGTCGGCACCAATCAACTCGTGTGGAAGCTGCGCAGCGATCCCCGCGTGGTGTCCCGGGAAAACTACAACGTACGTCACCTCAACAAGGAGGATGTGCCAGAGCCCGTGGACCTCATCGTGGCGGATGTCTCCTTCATTTCTCTCACCCTTGTACTGCCGCCAGCCTTCCAGACATTGCGCCCGGGCGGCCACGCGGTGGTGCTGATCAAACCCCAGTTCGAGTTGAGCAAGGAGGAGATTGGGCGCGGCGGCATTGTGCGTGAGAAAACGCTTCACGAGAAAGCGTGCAAAAAGATCGAGGACTTCGCACGCGCCCAGCCCGGTTGGGAATGGCGCGGCCTCATGGAGTCCCCCATCCAGGGCACTGATGGCAATCGCGAGTTCCTCGCGTGGATTGGCTACCACGCCTGA
- a CDS encoding class I SAM-dependent methyltransferase produces the protein MSIDILAYNREAWNRRVTQGNEWTVPVTAEAIAKAREGDWSIVLTPLKPVPADWFPSLQGKKVLGLAAGGGQQGPLLAAAGGEVTIFDNSPAQLAQDDLVAKREGLPLRTVQGDMADLSIFGDETFDLIIHPCSNCFVPDIKPVWREAHRVLKKGGVMLSGFCNPITWVLDPDLEAKGVLQIKYRAPYSDLELTEEERRRYTDSGEPLGFGHTLEDQIGGQIAAGFSITGFYEDAWAPEKHPLSAKMPCYVATRALKA, from the coding sequence ATGTCGATTGACATTCTTGCCTACAATCGTGAAGCCTGGAATCGCCGAGTTACCCAAGGCAACGAGTGGACAGTGCCCGTCACCGCAGAAGCCATCGCCAAGGCGCGCGAGGGAGACTGGAGCATCGTACTGACTCCACTCAAGCCCGTCCCTGCCGATTGGTTTCCGTCTCTCCAAGGAAAGAAGGTCCTGGGCCTCGCAGCCGGTGGCGGGCAGCAAGGTCCCCTTCTCGCGGCGGCAGGAGGTGAAGTGACCATCTTCGACAACTCCCCCGCCCAACTGGCCCAGGATGATCTGGTGGCGAAGCGTGAAGGCTTGCCCCTCCGCACGGTGCAAGGCGACATGGCTGACCTCTCCATTTTCGGCGACGAAACCTTCGACCTCATCATCCACCCCTGCTCGAACTGTTTTGTACCGGACATCAAACCCGTGTGGCGCGAGGCCCACCGCGTGCTGAAGAAAGGCGGGGTGATGCTCTCCGGCTTCTGCAATCCCATCACCTGGGTGCTCGATCCGGATCTGGAAGCCAAGGGCGTACTTCAAATCAAATACCGCGCGCCGTACTCTGACCTCGAACTCACGGAAGAAGAACGCAGACGTTATACGGATTCGGGTGAGCCGCTCGGGTTCGGGCACACCTTGGAGGATCAAATCGGAGGCCAGATCGCCGCCGGATTTTCCATCACAGGATTCTATGAAGACGCCTGGGCTCCGGAGAAACACCCCCTTTCCGCGAAGATGCCCTGCTACGTGGCTACCCGAGCGCTGAAGGCCTGA